The Hypanus sabinus isolate sHypSab1 unplaced genomic scaffold, sHypSab1.hap1 scaffold_2856, whole genome shotgun sequence genome window below encodes:
- the LOC132388252 gene encoding protein ELFN1-like: MALHSLGLWICLASLMNAVGVSGDCWLIEGEKGFVWLAICSQNQPPYESIPQHINSTIVDLRLNENKIRSVQYSSLNRFGNLTELNLTKNEISYIEDGAFSAQYNLRVLQLGFNKLRNITEGILRGLGRLEYLYLQANLIEVVSPNSFWECPNVMNIDLSMNRLQSLESSTFLGLSKLSTCELYGNPFDCSCQLLGFLKWLVQFNNTTRNYDRMQCESPTLYSGQALLSQSQTQSAYSLLVSSCGDIYTLDPKFIPTRAPPSTTTSESPCGGEDCPSGDDATPMIAFHSPTHETQAPVIRVEKVTYTSATLMIQIPRPFSKMYILVQYNNSFYADIKKLQTEHEVIKLDRLQPHTAYTYCVASIRNALRYNQTCVTFFTGSDRTRGTIPPSSTATHYIMTILGCLFGMVIVLGFVYYCLRKKRQQEERHKKAGGMAKAIIELKYGAEMEASTITQLAQKPMSPRDVAPRAPFMPSPGDPESHKPQELSDTPKTTKGNYIEVRTGEPASNGGGQARSSAAEISTITKEVDKVNQIINNCIDALKSETSSFQGGKAGAVVPTEPQVLMMTEQMQSKAGLLSPASKESYHPIQRHSSVEVVPKRPSSSSSGSTRSPRSFRSEASAPSHSCRSEAHYIEKASPEMSNSPGALPRAQPRSEHRHSYPGRRQCEQQAPEGASSRSKTFILEPLGRSRRDVAYSQLSPQYHNLSYTSSPEYSSKPTLGIWERFRLHKKRHKEGQEEYIAAGHALRKKVQFAKDEDLHDILDYWKGVSNQYKS, from the coding sequence ATGGCTCTACACAGCCTTGGTCTCTGGATCTGCCTTGCCTCGTTGATGAATGCTGTTGGTGTTTCTGGTGACTGCTGGCTCATTGAAGGAGAAAAAGGATTTGTCTGGTTAGCAATCTGCAGCCAGAACCAACCTCCTTACGAATCTATTCCTCAGCACATCAACAGCACCATTGTCGACCTCCGCCTGAACGAGAACAAGATCAGAAGCGTCCAGTACTCCTCGCTCAATAGGTTTGGCAACCTGACCGAACTCAATTTGACCAAAAATGAGATTTCCTACATTGAGGATGGAGCCTTTTCTGCACAGTACAACCTGCGCGTCCTACAGCTGGGGTTCAACAAGCTCAGGAACATCACCGAGGGGATCCTGCGGGGTCTCGGCAGGCTGGAGTACCTGTATCTCCAGGCCAACCTCATAGAGGTGGTGAGTCCTAATTCCTTCTGGGAGTGCCCAAACGTGATGAACATCGACTTGTCCATGAATCGGCTGCAGTCACTGGAAAGTTCCACCTTCCTGGGACTTAGCAAACTCTCGACTTGCGAACTCTACGGCAACCCGTTCGACTGTTCCTGCCAACTGCTGGGCTTCCTCAAGTGGCTGGTGCAGTTCAACAACACCACTAGGAACTATGACCGCATGCAATGTGAGTCCCCAACCCTTTATTCTGGCCAAGCCTTGCTGAGCCAGAGCCAGACCCAGAGTGCCTACAGTTTGCTAGTCTCGTCCTGCGGCGACATCTACACCCTAGACCCCAAGTTCATACCAACACGGGCTCCCCCCAGCACCACCACTTCTGAGAGCCCCTGTGGAGGCGAGGATTGCCCCTCAGGTGATGATGCCACTCCAATGATAGCTTTCCACTCCCCAACCCATGAGACACAAGCGCCGGTGATCAGGGTGGAAAAGGTCACCTATACCTCTGCCACCTTGATGATCCAGATACCCCGGCCCTTCAGCAAGATGTACATCTTGGTGCAGTACAATAACAGCTTCTATGCAGACATCAAAAAGTTACAGACAGAGCATGAAGTTATTAAGTTGGACCGACTGCAGCCCCACACCGCCTACACCTATTGTGTGGCATCCATTCGCAATGCCTTAAGGTATAACCAAACTTGTGTCACCTTCTTTACTGGAAGCGATAGGACAAGGGGTACTATTCCCCCATCATCGACCGCCACCCACTACATCATGACCATTCTTGGTTGCCTCTTTGGCATGGTTATAGTGCTGGGGTTTGTGTACTATTGCCTACGCAAGAAGAGGCAACAGGAGGAGAGGCACAAGAAGGCAGGCGGGATGGCAAAGGCCATCATTGAGCTGAAGTATGGAGCTGAGATGGAAGCCAGCACCATCACCCAGTTGGCACAAAAGCCCATGTCGCCCCGTGACGTTGCTCCCAGGGCACCTTTTATGCCCTCACCGGGAGACCCAGAGTCCCACAAGCCGCAGGAGCTGAGTGACACACCCAAGACTACCAAGGGGAACTACATCGAGGTGAGGACAGGGGAGCCCGCAAGCAACGGGGGTGGCCAGGCACGTAGTTCAGCGGCAGAGATCTCAACCATCACCAAAGAAGTGGACAAGGTCAACCAGATCATTAACAACTGTATTGACGCCCTGAAGTCAGAGACCAGCTCTTTCCAAGGGGGCAAAGCAGGAGCAGTGGTTCCTACGGAGCCTCAGGTGTTGATGATGACAGAGCAAATGCAGAGCAAGGCCGGGCTCTTGTCACCTGCTTCCAAAGAGAGCTACCACCCAATACAAAGACACAGCAGTGTGGAGGTTGTTCCCAAACGCCCCAGTAGTTCCTCCAGCGGTTCCACACGAAGTCCCAGGTCGTTCCGCTCTGAGGCATCGGCACCAAGTCATTCCTGCAGATCTGAAGCACATTACATAGAGAAAGCATCCCCCGAGATGTCCAACAGTCCGGGAGCCCTTCCCAGGGCACAGCCGCGCAGCGAGCACCGGCACTCATACCCGGGACGGCGGCAGTGTGAGCAGCAAGCTCCCGAGGGAGCGAGCAGCCGCAGTAAGACCTTCATCTTGGAGCCCCTTGGCCGCAGCCGCAGGGACGTGGCTTACTCCCAGCTGTCGCCTCAGTACCACAACCTCAGCTACACCTCCAGCCCCGAGTACAGCAGCAAGCCAACCCTGGGCATCTGGGAGCGGTTCAGATTGCACAAGAAGAGGCACAAAGAGGGGCAGGAGGAGTACATCGCAGCGGGCCATGCCCTGAGGAAGAAGGTGCAGTTCGCCAAGGATGAAGACTTGCACGATATCCTCGATTACTGGAAAGGCGTCTCAAACCAGTACAAATCTTGA